CGCCGCGGTCTATGCTGTCGAGAAAGACACCGCGGTCGTGATGCTGACGAGCGTCGAACCGTCAGCAACAGAGAAGCCGTCCGCTAGTCGACGGGTTCGAGCCTTGGGCTGCATGCAAAGCTTGGTTTGATCAGTCAGAAGAGGAAGCTTGCCGAGCCATCCGCTTCGCACTATCTCACTGGGAAGGGATGACGCGGTTCATCGACGATGGCCGCATCGAGCTCGAACAACAACACCGTCGAGCGATCTATCCGCCCGATCGCGCTCAAATCCCGCTGCTCGGAAACGCACAGATCGATTCGCTTTGCTAATTGTGGGCAAGTGTCGATCATCGAGCACCGCCGCAGGCGCCATTCGCACTCGCGCGTATCCTCGGCTTCATTCAGTCACCTGACGAACGGGCGATCAGCATCGACGAGATCGTGAGAACAACGTTTCCGATCCCGGCCCGAAAACCGATCCCGCTCCAGCTTATGACGTTCTTCATCGCGGTCAGCCAGGTTACCCAAAGTACAAAAAAGCCAAATCTCTCCGATTTGGCCTTCTTGAGAAACTAACATGGCTCTAGATTGGAAGAGCCGTCATCGAAGCTGAGATCCGATCACTTCTCGGCGCGCGCGGCCCAATCCACCGGATACAGGGCGGTGAACGTCTTCGCCTTATCACCTTCGTACTTGAAATGAGTCCCCTTAGGTAGCCGAATTACGTCGCCGAACTTTGCTTCGATGACACGGTTGAACTTTTCGCCGGTGACGATCCGCAAAGTACCGTCGAGAACGACGGTTGCCTGATCGTAATGTGTCGTCCACTCGATAGAGCAAGCATCGTAAGTATGCATCGACGCGCCCATCGTCTTGCTCATATCTGGAGTGATGAGGCGGCATCTGGACCCATATCCTCCGCTCTCAGGATACATTTGCTCGTAGACCATATCCTTGCTCTTCAGAAGACGCACATCACCGACCGCACCATCAGTTTGTGGGTCTTCGGGCCGAGTTCGCCAATCAACCGGATACAGAACGTAGAATATGATTCCCTTCTCTCCTTGGTATTTGACCCGATTGCCTTTGGGAAGCCAAACCACGTCGCCAAACTTGGCTTCAACTGCACGGCTATACTCCGGGCCCCAAAGAATTCGAACATTCCCACCGAGAACGATGAATACCTCGTCGTATTTCATCGTGCTCTCGATCGAGCAACCGTCATAGGTGGTAACACCAGAACAGAGGGAGTTGCTGTTTGCTAAAGTGAGCAATCTGCACGCCGAGAAATGGCCTCCGGCATGAATATATCCTCGCGAAAATACCATTTCAGAATTCTTAAAAAGCAGCGTTTCATCTGATGCAGTCATCATGTGGTCCATATCTTTAATTAGCCCTATTCCGGGGCTGTTAGATGTATCGTTGTCGGCCCCGCCGGGTCGAGCATGCGACTCGTCAATTCACATTATTTCAAAACTTCCGAACGAACGGCTCTTTCTGGCCCGGAATGTTGTAGATGCATTCCGTCGGCCATCCGCCGACATGGCTGTTGGCCATTATATATCGAGCATCCGATGGACCGCTATTGCGGTAGTCAACTCCCCGGCCACGAGGAACGAACAGAGTGTCGTACTTCCCGAGTTGAAAATATTGTAGTTGATCCTCGCTGGGGCCGACGCCAAACTCGATCTGACCCTCGAGTACAAATATTATGAGCTCCAGATTCTCAGTTATATGGAAGGGACGAGCTTGACCGAATGGCAGGTAATAAGGAAAAAATCTGAAATTCGTGCCGTTAATGCTCGGGCTAATCAGCGCACCATGCCAGCCATTCTTCTCGATAAACGGTATAGGTGACTCGCGCCAATTCAGCTCTCGCTCAGTCCACGGGATGAACACCGGCTCATCCTTTGCCTCGATCACTGGTGCGATCTTCCTCATGTAGCTACCCCCTTCAATTGTTGGAATTGATTCTACGGAAAGGACTTGGGTACGGGCGCGTCCGAACGAACCCTGACAACTTCGAGAACATCCTCGCCATCGCTCTCATGCAGCGCCCCTGCTGCGTCGCCGTACGATTGATCGACACGGTAGAACATGGGCCACATACATTTTGGGCGATCATGTAATCGTAGATGTGGCTCTACGCACAATATAGCCGAAGAGCAGCCCGGGCTCGGAGAAATACTGCAAATTACCAAGAATCGCGCGGTTTTGACGCGAAGGAACGGCCGCTCGGCGCAAACTCTCCAGTGTCAGTTCCGACGCTTTGACGAAAATCGCGGAGGCCGCGGAAGGAAAAGAGTTGTGGCGCATTCCACAGATCGGCGCGGCTTGGTCTAAACGAACGGAGGTTGTGCTCTGTCTTGTGTTGCGGCGCCTGATGCGGAGCGGCTGGCGAGCAGCTTTGGCGGCAGCGCCGCGAACGATACAATGTGAAGAAGAGCAGCGAGTTCAAGCCAGAATGAGCTGAACCGGCAGTCTGACGGCGGAAGTCCTAGCAGAAGCTGCGTGGTCAACGCCGGCTTCACGTCTCGAGATCATGGAGCTGGAGACCTAACGCCGACACAGCTAATGCGAGTCTGGCGCGATTTCGAGGTTTGTAGACGAAGCCCTCGTCAAAACCCTGCCCATTGCGCCTCATCGTCAAGAGTGTCTGGCCGGCGAGGGGCTCGCCTGTTCAAAGCGCCAGAGATGATCCAAGCGAGCGCATTTCGCTGACTTTGATCGCGTCGGTCGCGACTCTCGTCGTGACCGAACGTGCGCAGTTCATTGAAATAGGTGTCCTAGTGAGTGCTCGGCTCCTTCAGTCCCCGACATGCGGGTGCCCGCATCGCCGCCTCTGAGGGGGCGCTGGATGCTCAAGCCCGAGCCCGCCACCGCCTCGCTGGTGATCGTAAGTCGATCCGATCCCTGCACGGAGCCATTGCGTCGATCCCGGCAACCGCGGCTTTGCGGCGCGAGTAGAATAGTTCCAGCGCGCCAAGACGGAGATCGTCGGTCGCGCGCACAAAACAGGCGGCGGCGGGGGCGCGCATGCAGATTTTAAAAGCCTGAAGGGGAAACAAGCTGAAAAAGAACGACCGAAAATGACCAGAATCAACTGAAATCCGGCGCTCCGCTCGGGAACCCGGAGCAAAACTGCCAGCAAGGACGAGCATATGGCAATCACTAAGGGACCGCAAAGCTTTCCCAAGAGCGAGTATTTGCGGCGGCTCGCTGCAGTCAAATCGGAGATGGCGCGGCTCGACATCGAGACGCTCTTCGTGGTTGATGTCGCGAACCTTACATATCTGACGGGTCACTGGGGTGCGCCAACCACCATTCCGCAGGGGCTTATCGTTTCGCTTCGCGAGGAGGAGCCGGCCTTTATCGTGCGCAAGATGGATGTGCCGGCGGCCCACCATCAGACCTTCCTTCAGCGCGGCAGCGTCATTGGCTATCCGGAGAACCTCGTCGCCAATCCTGACAAGGACGGCTACGACGCGGTTATTGATTCTATCAATGAACTCGGTGTTTCAAACCGCTGCTTGGGAATTGAGCAGAGTGCTCTTCCGACGCCGACGATAGAGAAGTTCAAGGCGCGGCTGCCGAATGCGAAAATCCTCGATTGCTCAAACCTGGTCGCTTGGGTTCGCATCGTTAAGTCTGACCTAGAAATTTCAATCATGAAGGAAGCTGCCGCAATCACGGACGCGGCAATCGCGCGGGCAGTTGAAGTGATCCGTCCGGGTATGCGCGAAGCCGACGCCGCTGCGGAGATCGTGGGCACTCTCATTCGCGGCGCCAATGGCAAGGCAGGAACCGGACTGCAGCATTTCTATTTGTGTGCCTCGCCGCGGACTTCTACGGCGCATGTTTGGTGGACCGACGATGTCTTTCGTCAGGGCTCGCAGATCAATCTCGAACTTGGCGGCAAGCGTCTGGGTTACTGTGCCGCAATCATGCGCACATTCTCGATTGGCCAGCCCTCAGATCGTTTGCGTCGCATGCACGAGGCGGAGGTGGCTGGCCTCGAAGCTGCTCTTGCCACGGTTCGGCCCGGCGCAACCTGCAGCGATGTCGCAAATGCCTTCTATCGTACCATGGAGAAGCACGGCCTCGCGAAGGAGTCGCGCTGTGGCTACTCTCTCGGAATCAATTGGCTCGAGAAAACCGCAAGTCTCAGAGACGGAGACATGACGGAGCTAAAGCCGAATATGACCTTCCATCTGATGCTGGGTAACTGGGTGGACGAAGATTTCGGCTACGTCATCGGCGAATCATTCCGGGTGACTGAGACCGGGTCCGAAGTGCTTACGAGCACGCCTCGGAAGCTGTTCGAACTCTAGTTAGGTTTCCGCAGCGGTCCGCCCACGAGAATGCCTATGTCGAAACCGGCGTCATCTGTCAGGGCAGTTTGAACGGTCGCAAACCTTCCGGGAAGGTACCCTGTCTCGCGTTACCTTCCTACAGCTTACCTTTCGCGTCGGCGGTGCCGGCGTCAGATCCGGTGCATCAATAGAAGGTAGGCGCGCCCTTAGTCTACGCAACGTGCGATGAGCAGGGCCGCCACTCACGTGAAGGCCAGCCGATGCCCACTCCAAGGTGGCGCGGCTTGTGGGCAGGGCGGGAACCAGCACACATTTTGCGGCGTCCACTTCAATCCTGATTAGTGTCGGCGGGCTCACCGCGCCGTTTGACCGGTTCATAGTTTATCTGTGTTGACAGCGACTAGCAGGTCGCAGCGCTCGTTCGACGAGCACCACCAGAAGAAAGTGGTGGGTCCCATGAACGCACGAGGAAAGACGAAAAGTCAGGCTCCGGCGATGTTCGTGATGCCCTCCCGAGCAGAATCTCGAGCACAACTGTGAGCCAAAAGTGCACCTTCTGTTTGATGAGGCCTGCAAGGGGGGCTTTCACTGCTCGAAGACATACAGGTGAGCAGGAATTCTGCGATATTGACACAAAATCAGTGAAATGACGCACGGGTGGGCCGATATTGTTTTGCTGGATCGTCCGCTGCCGAAGGGCGGACGCCGATAAGGGGGGTATCTATGATCAGGTCCGCCTCGAAGATCTCGCGCCGTTCGTTAATTGCTGAGCGGCCGGCGGAGTGGCTGTGCCTATGGTGGTGAGGTCGTCGCCTGCGGCGGTTAAGTCCGGTTCGGTCACATTCGTCGGTCAGGCTGGATCTTCAGGAGCTCCTGCAAAATCAGGTATTCAACTCCTTCCCGGAGGAAGCGGGAATCGAGGTCAATATCGCGCCAACGCCGGAACTCTCGAAAGTCAAAAGCCCCAGCGATGTTAAGCGGGGGCGTTCACAATATGGACGGTTCAGAAGCTGCAATTGGGCATAAGCAGGTTTTTGGGAGCCGCTGGATCATGCAATTTTCAATCTTGCCGATTTGGCCGTTCCTCCGAAAGTCGGTGGCGTCACGCCGGATATGTATGCTGGCGGAATAAAATGGGATCCAAAGAGATACGACCTTGGTAAGCATCCGGCAAATTCCGCAGAATTTTTCGACTTGGAGAAGTTCCCGGGTCGTCGCGCGCTCAGGAAAAGCGCTTCCGGGACGCTGGAATCGGCGCTTCTTGCGGACAGTGTTGCTCCGGAGGATATCTATCCCTTGGGCGTCGCGCCTTCAAGACGCCTGATCGGATAAAATCGAGCGTTGCTGCTTCGACGGTTGCGGCTCCTCAATCAATGTCCCTCGTGCAGACACGCGAAGTCGAGCGCCACCTATTGCAATCGCGTCAAGGCCACCACTGAGGCGGGCGGCGGAGTGCCCTTGGAATTTTCCTTCGAACAAAACCTGCTCTATGAGGGCGCTTTGTCGGTTCTCAAGGCTATCCAAACAAGGAAAATGCAATGAAGCTCATTGCTTACTTTCTCCGCCCGGAAGTTTCAGCGCGGCTGGAGAATCAGTTTGGGCCCAACTCTAAGAAGGCTGCTGGCATGTTGTCTGCTTTGGTGCGTAAGTGGCAGCCAGATTTGTGACACTCGAACAACCTCTTGGTTGACAGCGGCTATTGGACCAACAATTACGAGACAGTGCTGCGCCGTTTCCAAGAGTGGATTATGACCGGAGTGACTCGGCTTCCTGGGGCGGCTCGGCAGCCCCAAGTGGCCAATCAAGTACCTTCGGGTGAACTGTCAAGGAGGCTCATGAATCGAATTCGTACCATCCGCGCGCACGCAGAGTTCATGTCGCCAGCCGTATTGGTTGCGATCGGCATAGTGCTGCCGCCGCTTCTGTATGTGTTCTATACAAGCGTCGATGGGCGAGCTCTGTCGTTAGCTTCTTACGGGGAAGTTCTAGGAAGCAATTTATTTTTGCGAACACTGGGCACGACACTTGTGGTCGCCTGCTCGGCTTCCTCTCTCAGCTTGTTTTTGGGATTTGTCGTCGCGCTGCACCTTGCTCGTCAGCCTGCGAGGCGTCGTACCATCCTGATGGTACTCGTCCTCCTTCCGTTCTGGACAAGCGTGCTCGTGAAATGCTTCGCTTTCAACGTGATTTTGGGCCGTGAAGGAATAATCAACACTGTCCTCAGTTGGACTTTCGATACGAAAGTGCAGTTGCCGCTGGTGCTCAATCGGGTCGGAGTCCTCGTCGGCATGACGAACTTTCTCATCCCCTTCGTAGTCCTGCCCGTTCTTGCGAGCCTTCTCGCAATAGATCCTGCGATCTACCGAGCGGCTTCTATCATGGGAGCCGGCCCCGCTCGGATATTCTGGACGGTCACAGTTCCCATGAGTCTGCCTGGAGTAGTCGCAGCTCTGTTGAGCATCTTCGTGATGTCTCTCGGCGCCTTTGTAATTCCAGCGCTACTGGGGGGCTCCCAGGATCAAATGCTCTCGAACCTTGTCGATTTTTACAACCGACAGGTATTGGACTGGCCCAAAGCGGCGGCCATAAGCGTAGTACTGCTCGGCATGGCTTTCATCCTTGCCGCCCCTCTGGCGCTCTGGCGTCGACGCAAAGTGTAGGATTCGCTCATGTCTAGCACCATTCTTGACCCGCATACGCGCCGCTACCGTGCAATCGGTACCGTGTTTGCGACCGCCGTCTATCTGTTTCTTTTGGCTCCGCTGCTGGTAACTGTACCTATGGCATTCGGGCCGACAAATGCGCTGACTTTCCCACCAGCGAGTTACTCCTTTGAACTGTTCAGGATATTCTTCAGCTCTCCCGCCTGGCTCGAGCCGCTTTTTGAAAGTATCCAGGTTGCCCTCGGATCCACGGCGTTGGCGATGTTCGTCGGGGTACCTGCGGGCTACTGGATCGCACGACACGAGTTCGCTGGAAAAGGAGCGATCACGGGCATCATCATGAGCCCGCTTGTGGTCCCGACCATTGTTTCAGGTCTCGGACTTTATCTCTATTTTTCGTATCTGAGGATCGACGCCACGACCCTATCTCTCATTCTTGGCCATATCATGGTCACGTTGCCTTACATCATGCTCATGATCATAGCGGGCGTCCTTAAGCTCGACCGCAATCTGGAGTTCGGCGCCGAATTGATGGGGGCCGGACCGATACGAATGTTTCTCACGGTCGTTGTGCCCCAACTCATTCCCTCGCTTGTGAGCGCTGCGCTTTTTGCTTTTCTGCTGTCGTTCGACGAAATCGTGATCTCCTGGTTTCTCACGGGCAGCAACACCGTGACTCTACCGGTAAAAATGTACAGCGCGCTGGAATGGGAAGTGTCGCCCGTTATTGCCGCCGTATCGACTCTCCTGATGGCCATTTCTCTGCTCGTTTGCACTGTAACGATCTCATTGAAAAAATGGACACCAATCGAAGCTTGATCGGCGCACTTCATAAGTTCGATCGACCAGCAGAAGGATGTCACTGCTCATGATGCCTCAGATCAAGGATTCAAGATGTCCAACCACATTTGCGACCAGACGATCGAGGCGGACGGCCCCCTCTCTGCCCGTCACCTATATCGTTTTGCGAAAGGAGTGAATCGCATGCAGGACCGCGCCGCGCATGGCGATGACATCGTTCACGCGATCGCGCTGAAGGGCATATCGAAGACCTTCAGTTCGGGGACGGCACTGTATCCGACGGATCTTAGCGTACGGAAAGGCGAATTCCTGACCCTGCTCGGACCATCAGGATCGGGCAAGACCACGCTGCTCAACCTGATTGCAGGTGCGACTGCGCCAACAACCGGCGTGATTCTATTGAATGGACGGGATATTACTAGGATGCCGCCCCGCGAGAGAGGAATCGGGATGGTGTTCCAGAACTATGCCCTGATGCCACACATGACTGTATTCGATAATGTTGCCTATCCGCTCCGCGTGCGGCGGGAAATGAGTAAAACGATCATGGCCAAAGTGACAGAGGCGCTCGAGCGCGTCGGGCTGCGCGGCTTTGAAAATCGAAAACCCCGCCAGTTATCCGGTGGTCAGCAGCAGCGGGTAGGTATCGCACGCTGCATCGTTTATTCACCAGCAATCATCATGATGGACGAGCCGCTGGGCGCCCTCGATAAGAACCTACGCGAGCAGATGCAAGGGCAGATCAAGCGCCTCCACAAGGATTTGAAAACTACATTCATCTACGTTACCCACGATCAGGAAGAGGCGCTCAACATGTCCGACCGCATCTGCCTGATGAGCATGGGCGAGATTGCTCAGCTGGGGGCGCCTGACGAATTGTACTTTCAGCCGCGCACGCGGTTCGTGGCTGAGTTCATCGGCGAGTCCAATTTGATTAGCGGACGAATGAACGCTGACGGTCGGTTGGTGATCGCTGGAAGCCAGTCCCTTTTGGTTACCAGTGGACCACAAACCGCGGGCTCGGAGTTCTCGATCATGGTCCGCCCCGAGAAAGTGTTGATCTGCGGGATCGATGAGCCGGTTGCAGACGATAGCAATCTTCTGGCCGGCGAGGTGACAACCACTTCGTTCATCGGCGGTATGACCCGCTTCTTGATTAAGACCGATAATGGCCTGAATATCACCGCCAAAGTTGTCTCGGGCCGTGCCGAGTCACGGCCCGAACCTGGTGCGCGAGTCCGACTTTGCTGGTCTGCATCTGATGCGGTTGCTCTCGAGAATTGACAGCTCGATCAGGCCAGCCGGATCAGGATTGTGACTCAATGGGAAGCGCTAGGATGATCCACCTATAGTGCTCGCTCGAGCGTCAGCAGATTGAGCGATACGGTCGTGACCCCTATGCGACGTTGGTTCGCCCATGAAGTCTAGAGACCAATTGACCTGAAGCGAAGTGACGACTGACTCACTTTTAGCGCAGAACCATGCTTGTGACTCTAGCCGTCAACAATCGGTAGAGGCAAAGCGCCGCGACCATTGACACAGCTTGTGGATTGCAGCATGCAACCAGTCCTAACCTCAGGAGGCGCGAGCGCGCGGCTTCCTGCAGGTCGACTACTCGAATGGGATAGAAATACGAATAAGTCCGTACACGACGAGGCAACTAATCCGGACTCACCGTCGTCAACGCGTATCAACCGTCGTCAACGCGTATCAGCGGAACAAGCCTCGTTTTGAGACTAACGTGCTGGTTTGAGAACGTCAACATACCGCTTCTCGCGGGAGCCGATGTACCATTAGAGTCTTTCAAGTCTCGACGTCAGCTTCCTTACACACCGAAGAAAGGTTTTCACATGACTAATGCCTCATCATTTCCACGGCTCGCACGCCACTGACCAAGAGTCGGGAAGGGTCCTTCAACTTGACGCACAGCGCTACTCTTGGGGTCACGTAGTCAAGCACGCTGTTGAGCGCGCTGGCATTGATCCGCGGATAGCGAGGACGTGCTGATGGGGCGCGCATCCCGAGGGCGCGACTGGCGCCAACATCGCGCGCCAGATCGCGCTTATAGCGGACCGGTCTTGGTGCGGCCCCGGCCAGATCGAGCACGCAGCTGTTGTCTCGGCCGCAAACAGTCGGAGTAGCTCCTTTAGTCTCGTGAGAAGCAGTGTAAGCATCCGGCGTAGGCCACAGACAGGTTAGTCGTCGCGCAGGAGCGTCGTCAGCTCGCAGATCACGCCGCTTGCGCAGCAGTCGCTGATGCCGGCGTCCAATTCCAAGGCAGAAGTTCGTCCAGTCGATGAGCTGGGTGAGCGGCGATGCGGGCAAGAACATCGGCCAGCCAGCTTGTGGATCGACGCCGTTCATTTTGGCCGTGACGATTAGGCTGGACATGGCTGCGGCGCGCCGGCCGCCGCGATCAGAACCACAGAACAGCCAGGACTTCCGTCCAAGAGCGATGCCTCGCAAGCCCCGTTCGGCGGCATTGTTCGAGAGGCAAACTCGCCCGTCCTCCAAGAACAGCGTGAAAGCTCGCCCAACGCTTGAGGGTGTAGTTGAACGCCTTGGCCAGGTCGTGACCACGAGACAGTT
This genomic stretch from Bradyrhizobium sp. CCGB12 harbors:
- a CDS encoding Xaa-Pro peptidase family protein; protein product: MAITKGPQSFPKSEYLRRLAAVKSEMARLDIETLFVVDVANLTYLTGHWGAPTTIPQGLIVSLREEEPAFIVRKMDVPAAHHQTFLQRGSVIGYPENLVANPDKDGYDAVIDSINELGVSNRCLGIEQSALPTPTIEKFKARLPNAKILDCSNLVAWVRIVKSDLEISIMKEAAAITDAAIARAVEVIRPGMREADAAAEIVGTLIRGANGKAGTGLQHFYLCASPRTSTAHVWWTDDVFRQGSQINLELGGKRLGYCAAIMRTFSIGQPSDRLRRMHEAEVAGLEAALATVRPGATCSDVANAFYRTMEKHGLAKESRCGYSLGINWLEKTASLRDGDMTELKPNMTFHLMLGNWVDEDFGYVIGESFRVTETGSEVLTSTPRKLFEL
- a CDS encoding ABC transporter permease, translated to MNRIRTIRAHAEFMSPAVLVAIGIVLPPLLYVFYTSVDGRALSLASYGEVLGSNLFLRTLGTTLVVACSASSLSLFLGFVVALHLARQPARRRTILMVLVLLPFWTSVLVKCFAFNVILGREGIINTVLSWTFDTKVQLPLVLNRVGVLVGMTNFLIPFVVLPVLASLLAIDPAIYRAASIMGAGPARIFWTVTVPMSLPGVVAALLSIFVMSLGAFVIPALLGGSQDQMLSNLVDFYNRQVLDWPKAAAISVVLLGMAFILAAPLALWRRRKV
- a CDS encoding ABC transporter permease, with the protein product MSSTILDPHTRRYRAIGTVFATAVYLFLLAPLLVTVPMAFGPTNALTFPPASYSFELFRIFFSSPAWLEPLFESIQVALGSTALAMFVGVPAGYWIARHEFAGKGAITGIIMSPLVVPTIVSGLGLYLYFSYLRIDATTLSLILGHIMVTLPYIMLMIIAGVLKLDRNLEFGAELMGAGPIRMFLTVVVPQLIPSLVSAALFAFLLSFDEIVISWFLTGSNTVTLPVKMYSALEWEVSPVIAAVSTLLMAISLLVCTVTISLKKWTPIEA
- a CDS encoding cupin domain-containing protein, which encodes MRKIAPVIEAKDEPVFIPWTERELNWRESPIPFIEKNGWHGALISPSINGTNFRFFPYYLPFGQARPFHITENLELIIFVLEGQIEFGVGPSEDQLQYFQLGKYDTLFVPRGRGVDYRNSGPSDARYIMANSHVGGWPTECIYNIPGQKEPFVRKF
- a CDS encoding ABC transporter ATP-binding protein, whose translation is MSNHICDQTIEADGPLSARHLYRFAKGVNRMQDRAAHGDDIVHAIALKGISKTFSSGTALYPTDLSVRKGEFLTLLGPSGSGKTTLLNLIAGATAPTTGVILLNGRDITRMPPRERGIGMVFQNYALMPHMTVFDNVAYPLRVRREMSKTIMAKVTEALERVGLRGFENRKPRQLSGGQQQRVGIARCIVYSPAIIMMDEPLGALDKNLREQMQGQIKRLHKDLKTTFIYVTHDQEEALNMSDRICLMSMGEIAQLGAPDELYFQPRTRFVAEFIGESNLISGRMNADGRLVIAGSQSLLVTSGPQTAGSEFSIMVRPEKVLICGIDEPVADDSNLLAGEVTTTSFIGGMTRFLIKTDNGLNITAKVVSGRAESRPEPGARVRLCWSASDAVALEN